In one window of Micropterus dolomieu isolate WLL.071019.BEF.003 ecotype Adirondacks unplaced genomic scaffold, ASM2129224v1 contig_8416, whole genome shotgun sequence DNA:
- the LOC123965064 gene encoding integrin alpha-V-like has protein sequence NAWGLQVSVYLGRGGFSFQPPQLLTGSEVYARYGSAITALGDLDKDGYNDVAISAPYGGTGHLGVVYIHNGRARGPDPTPSQVLRGKWASSYMPASFGYSITGNTDIDQNGYP, from the exons AATGCGTGGGGTCTCCAGGTGTCGGTGTACCTGGGCCGTGGTGGATTTTCCTTCCAGCCTCCTCAGCTGCTCACAGGGTCCGAGGTTTACGCCAGGTACGGCTCTGCCATCACAGCGCTGGGAGACCTGGATAAGGACGGCTACAACG ATGTGGCCATCTCTGCTCCTTATGGAGGCACCGGCCATCTGGGCGTGGTCTACATCCACAACGGCCGCGCTCGAGGGCCCGACCCCACACCTTCCCAG GTCCTGCGGGGCAAGTGGGCATCCTCCTACATGCCTGCTAGCTTTGGATACTCCATTACTGGAAACACTGACATAGACCAGAACGGATatccag